A genomic stretch from Patescibacteria group bacterium includes:
- a CDS encoding HU family DNA-binding protein, which produces MAKMTKSQTLAVLAEKTGLAKKDVANFLDVMVDLAYSQVKSAGEFVIPGIGKLVKLHRKARQGRNPATGATIQIPARTVVKFRVSKAAKDSIL; this is translated from the coding sequence ATGGCAAAAATGACTAAAAGCCAAACACTAGCGGTTTTAGCGGAAAAAACCGGTTTGGCAAAAAAGGACGTCGCTAATTTTCTTGACGTTATGGTCGACTTGGCATACAGCCAGGTAAAGAGTGCTGGAGAGTTCGTTATTCCGGGTATTGGCAAACTTGTTAAGCTTCATCGCAAAGCTCGTCAGGGACGCAATCCAGCCACTGGCGCAACCATTCAGATTCCCGCTCGCACTGTAGTAAAATTCCGCGTTTCTAAAGCTGCCAAAGATTCAATTCTATAA
- a CDS encoding GreA/GreB family elongation factor — protein sequence MQVPIRKPGKYTHSAIDHNITESKYEELRAELTRLKNIALPAAAKEAARLAEHGDFSENAGYQVAKGKLRGINQHIIELEEMIKYAKIIKPQKNSDVVGMGSTVTFEQNGKHTTYKILGSAESNPSAGVISANSPIGAALLGHRVGDSVKIQIKDRINIYKILKIE from the coding sequence ATGCAAGTACCAATAAGAAAACCTGGAAAATATACTCATTCTGCTATCGATCACAATATTACCGAATCTAAATATGAAGAGTTAAGGGCAGAATTAACTCGCTTAAAAAATATTGCTCTTCCCGCCGCTGCCAAGGAAGCGGCGCGTCTTGCTGAACACGGAGATTTTTCGGAAAACGCCGGTTATCAGGTAGCTAAAGGCAAACTCCGCGGTATCAACCAGCATATTATCGAACTGGAAGAAATGATCAAATATGCCAAGATCATCAAGCCGCAAAAAAATAGCGACGTTGTTGGTATGGGTAGTACCGTAACTTTTGAGCAAAACGGCAAACACACAACGTATAAAATACTTGGTTCGGCCGAATCCAATCCCAGCGCCGGTGTTATATCAGCCAATTCGCCTATTGGCGCGGCGCTGCTTGGTCATCGCGTCGGTGATAGCGTCAAAATCCAGATTAAAGACAGGATCAATATTTACAAGATATTAAAAATTGAATAA
- a CDS encoding NYN domain-containing protein, translating into MTEKEKIAIYIDGGNLYFKLKELKIEHTTDFDYKGLCDYLARGREVVSYRYYVGTIRAGKDDKRGQKLRAGQQRLFNKLLEKNFVIKKGYLMQNNGKFHEKGVDVQIAIDLLIGAYDGMYDAAVLISSDTDLIPAIKKIKYLGKAIEYVGFSHQPSLGMQKNVNLSRLLLEEEVKKFEYKGLV; encoded by the coding sequence ATGACCGAAAAAGAAAAAATTGCGATTTATATTGATGGTGGTAATTTATATTTTAAATTAAAAGAATTGAAGATAGAGCATACAACCGATTTTGACTACAAGGGTCTGTGTGACTATTTAGCTCGTGGTAGAGAAGTTGTTTCTTATCGTTATTATGTAGGAACTATTAGGGCAGGAAAAGACGATAAAAGAGGTCAAAAATTAAGAGCAGGACAACAACGACTATTTAACAAATTATTAGAAAAAAATTTTGTTATTAAAAAGGGCTACTTAATGCAAAACAATGGCAAATTCCACGAAAAAGGTGTGGACGTACAAATAGCAATAGATTTGCTAATCGGAGCTTACGATGGTATGTACGACGCCGCTGTTTTAATATCGTCAGATACCGACTTAATACCGGCAATTAAAAAAATAAAATATTTGGGGAAAGCAATAGAATATGTAGGTTTCTCCCACCAACCGAGTCTCGGAATGCAAAAGAATGTTAACCTTTCTCGTCTATTACTAGAAGAAGAGGTAAAAAAGTTCGAATACAAAGGGTTAGTCTAG
- a CDS encoding DEAD/DEAH box helicase, whose protein sequence is MTPVHKVAPSFNNLGLAQSLLAILADNKFTNPTPIQHQSIPAILEGKDVIGIAQTGTGKTLAFGLPILQRLAKSKGQALVLVPTRELALQVDEVLQKVGRSLGLKTAVIIGGEPSGRQIAQLRRNPQIVVATPGRLIDHMQQRTYSLEKIQILVLDEADRMLDIGFLPQLKQILAAAPQERQTLMFSATIAKAISELAARHMKMPFRIEVAPSGQTAANIEQEVFVIRKEDKMRLLEKTLTDHDGTVLVFSRTKHGARKIAAGICSMDRKAIEIHSNRSLAQRREAMDGFKSGKYQVLVATDIAARGIDVKDISLVINFDLPDNLDDYVHRIGRTGRAGKFGKAVSFATPEQRSDIKQIERLIRKTLPILTTPTLPPHRVGAAMPEDRERRFGSGGFNRNRQRPSGDRNSYRGSSKSPYHGTFRTPSRSASAGEGRLSGKSGRSQRHSFDYAPRRVSRRDYRGQR, encoded by the coding sequence ATGACACCAGTACACAAAGTGGCGCCTAGCTTTAATAACCTAGGTCTAGCCCAAAGTTTGTTAGCTATTTTAGCCGACAACAAATTCACCAACCCCACACCGATTCAACATCAATCTATCCCTGCTATTTTGGAAGGAAAAGATGTTATTGGTATTGCTCAAACCGGTACGGGTAAAACCTTGGCTTTTGGTTTGCCAATTTTGCAGCGTTTAGCTAAAAGTAAAGGCCAAGCGCTGGTTTTAGTACCGACTCGTGAACTAGCTTTGCAAGTCGATGAAGTACTGCAAAAAGTCGGTCGCAGTCTAGGACTAAAAACTGCTGTAATCATCGGTGGCGAACCGTCTGGACGACAGATTGCTCAGTTGCGCCGCAATCCGCAAATTGTGGTAGCTACCCCGGGCAGATTAATCGACCATATGCAACAGAGAACTTATTCTTTGGAAAAAATTCAAATCTTAGTACTAGACGAAGCTGACAGAATGCTTGATATTGGTTTTTTACCTCAGCTTAAACAAATCTTGGCCGCTGCCCCACAAGAACGCCAGACACTGATGTTTTCTGCCACTATTGCCAAAGCCATATCAGAATTAGCGGCGCGCCACATGAAAATGCCTTTTCGTATTGAAGTAGCGCCATCCGGTCAGACTGCAGCTAATATCGAACAAGAAGTATTTGTTATTCGTAAAGAAGATAAAATGCGCCTTTTGGAAAAAACCTTGACCGATCACGACGGTACGGTACTGGTGTTTTCCCGCACCAAACACGGCGCGAGAAAAATCGCGGCTGGTATTTGTTCAATGGATAGAAAAGCTATTGAAATTCATTCCAATCGTTCATTAGCTCAACGCCGTGAAGCCATGGATGGTTTTAAATCCGGCAAATATCAGGTGCTTGTCGCTACTGATATTGCTGCCCGTGGTATTGATGTAAAAGATATTTCATTGGTCATAAATTTTGATTTACCGGATAATCTTGACGATTATGTTCATCGTATTGGTCGTACCGGCCGTGCCGGCAAGTTTGGTAAAGCAGTTTCATTTGCTACACCAGAACAACGATCTGATATTAAGCAAATCGAAAGACTAATCCGTAAAACTTTGCCCATTCTCACTACACCGACACTACCACCTCATCGCGTCGGAGCTGCTATGCCTGAAGACCGTGAGAGACGTTTTGGTAGCGGTGGTTTTAACCGTAACCGTCAGCGTCCTAGTGGAGATAGAAATTCCTACCGAGGTTCGTCTAAAAGTCCTTACCACGGAACATTTCGCACTCCATCTCGAAGTGCAAGCGCTGGTGAGGGTCGCCTTAGCGGTAAAAGCGGCAGATCACAGCGTCACAGCTTTGATTATGCGCCTCGCCGAGTATCTCGCCGCGACTATCGAGGACAACGTTAA
- the typA gene encoding translational GTPase TypA codes for MDIRNVAIIAHVDHGKTTLVDALLRQSKTKLDKEISGNDLIMDSNELERERGITIFSKNASVMWQGTKINIIDTPGHADFGGEVERVLTMADGCLLLVDAKEGPMPQTRFVLKQALKMKLKIIVVINKIDKPDARCNYALNKTFDLFVELGADDKTLDFPVVYAAARDGKAGIDSDLSKMTDIAPIFDTILKNIPPASGDATKPLQLLVTTLAADDFRGRIVIGRMHNGTLRAGQEVMHINRVGIQKKCRLIALMTFEGLGRIDTTEAVAGDIVALAGIPEATIGETIADVNNPIALPLLSIEEPTVKVIFRVNDSPFAGREGQYTTSRQIRARLYKELETDMALRVNDEPDGTWTVSGRGELHLAIFIERLRREGYELQVSRPQVITKEVNGKTLTPFEMIFIETPEIHAGAVIQKLGSRRGELKEMKTEGNITYLEFLVPTKGLFGYRSEFLIDTRGLGLINTMFDSYKPDPGSWQERDRGSLVACETAETNLYGMLNVQDRGVFFIGPGVNVYAGQVVGQNARIDDIWVNVCKSKHLSNMRSKGDGSAEHFNTPRTMDLEDSLEYIGEDELVEVTPKSVRIRKMILNKEEAKKKESASRKS; via the coding sequence ATGGATATACGTAATGTCGCCATCATAGCTCACGTTGACCACGGCAAGACCACGCTAGTGGACGCGCTGCTGCGCCAATCAAAAACCAAACTGGACAAGGAAATTTCCGGCAATGATTTGATTATGGATTCAAACGAGCTAGAGCGCGAACGCGGCATTACTATTTTTTCCAAAAACGCTTCGGTGATGTGGCAGGGGACCAAGATTAATATTATCGATACTCCTGGTCACGCTGACTTTGGCGGTGAAGTCGAGCGCGTGTTGACTATGGCTGACGGTTGTTTGCTGCTAGTTGATGCCAAGGAAGGCCCAATGCCTCAGACCCGCTTTGTTCTCAAACAAGCGTTGAAAATGAAACTGAAAATCATTGTCGTGATCAACAAAATCGACAAACCAGACGCTAGATGCAACTACGCTCTTAACAAAACTTTTGACCTATTTGTCGAGCTTGGCGCTGATGACAAAACTCTTGATTTTCCTGTGGTCTATGCCGCTGCTCGTGACGGTAAAGCGGGAATTGATTCCGATCTATCCAAGATGACTGACATTGCTCCAATTTTTGATACTATTCTCAAAAACATTCCTCCGGCTTCTGGTGATGCCACTAAACCATTACAATTACTTGTTACCACTCTTGCCGCTGATGATTTTCGCGGTCGGATCGTTATCGGCCGAATGCACAACGGCACACTGCGCGCCGGTCAAGAAGTAATGCATATCAACCGTGTTGGGATACAAAAAAAATGTCGACTGATTGCCCTGATGACTTTTGAGGGGCTTGGTCGTATCGACACAACCGAAGCCGTAGCGGGCGACATAGTAGCGCTAGCCGGTATTCCTGAGGCAACTATTGGTGAAACTATTGCTGATGTAAATAATCCCATTGCTTTGCCATTACTTTCTATCGAAGAACCAACCGTCAAAGTGATTTTTCGCGTCAATGATTCGCCTTTTGCTGGTAGGGAGGGGCAGTACACTACTTCTCGTCAAATCCGCGCTCGGCTCTACAAAGAACTGGAAACCGATATGGCGCTGCGCGTCAACGACGAACCGGACGGCACCTGGACAGTATCTGGTCGCGGTGAACTGCATTTGGCAATTTTTATTGAACGTTTACGTCGCGAGGGTTATGAACTACAAGTATCGCGCCCACAAGTGATTACCAAAGAAGTAAATGGCAAAACCCTGACTCCTTTTGAAATGATTTTTATTGAAACACCGGAAATCCATGCCGGAGCAGTGATCCAAAAACTTGGCTCCCGTCGCGGTGAACTAAAGGAAATGAAAACCGAAGGCAATATTACTTATCTAGAATTTTTAGTGCCGACCAAAGGACTTTTTGGCTATCGCTCGGAATTTCTTATCGACACCAGGGGACTGGGACTAATCAATACTATGTTTGATAGTTACAAACCTGATCCAGGTAGCTGGCAAGAACGCGACAGAGGTTCTCTGGTAGCCTGTGAAACTGCCGAAACCAATCTTTACGGCATGCTGAACGTCCAAGACCGCGGTGTTTTCTTTATCGGTCCTGGCGTCAATGTCTATGCTGGACAAGTAGTAGGTCAAAATGCCCGTATTGATGACATCTGGGTTAATGTTTGTAAATCTAAACATTTATCTAACATGCGATCCAAGGGTGATGGTAGTGCCGAGCATTTCAATACGCCAAGGACCATGGATCTAGAAGACTCTTTAGAATACATTGGTGAGGACGAACTAGTGGAAGTAACTCCAAAAAGTGTCAGGATTCGTAAAATGATTCTGAACAAGGAAGAGGCAAAAAAGAAAGAATCGGCATCTCGTAAAAGTTAA
- a CDS encoding ATP-binding cassette domain-containing protein, translated as MAQGVILSFDKVSFAYPDKKYLLEEASFSVHAGSKITLMGQNGAGKSTIFSLIRKELKPNEGGVNITNGATIGTAFQMVERADFDMTVEEYFTKAFEVVPPSIKSKISKALDAVNLDVPTIRKVGELSGGQQARLLLAVALIQDPDILLLDEPTNNLDKAGIDHLITFLIMYPKTVVVISHDADFLNSFTEGVLYLDFFTKKIETYVGDYYTVVEEIQNRIKREQMKNAQLEKQIQDNKEKVNFFANKGGKMRKLASKLKEETLEMEENKVEVRREDKSIHDFSIPAQDIVGNIVTIKSVKIIKNHEPIVKPVNKVLRQKSRLLITGPNGIGKSTLLRALVNNTDEGTKIMDGIRVGYYSQDFSALDFNATVFDSLKSSLEESGRGDIQYMRSVAANLLITGNLMGHQISDLSEGQKGLLSFAKFVLMQPGLLVLDEPTNHINFRHLPVIAKAINEYDGAMILISHMPDFVKEIKFDEFLELDKI; from the coding sequence ATGGCACAAGGAGTAATACTTAGCTTCGACAAAGTATCATTTGCTTATCCGGATAAAAAATATTTGCTGGAAGAGGCTAGTTTTAGCGTACACGCTGGATCAAAAATTACTCTCATGGGTCAAAACGGCGCCGGTAAAAGCACTATTTTTTCTCTAATTCGAAAAGAACTAAAACCAAACGAGGGTGGCGTAAATATCACCAATGGCGCTACTATTGGTACTGCTTTTCAAATGGTGGAACGAGCTGACTTTGATATGACGGTGGAGGAATATTTTACCAAAGCTTTTGAGGTGGTTCCGCCGAGTATCAAAAGTAAAATCAGCAAAGCGCTCGATGCGGTTAACCTCGATGTTCCTACTATCAGAAAAGTGGGTGAACTATCCGGTGGACAGCAAGCACGGCTACTCCTAGCCGTTGCTCTAATTCAAGATCCGGATATTTTACTACTAGATGAGCCAACTAATAATTTGGACAAGGCTGGTATTGATCATTTGATTACTTTTTTAATAATGTATCCAAAAACCGTGGTGGTGATTTCCCATGATGCGGATTTTCTTAACTCTTTTACCGAGGGCGTGCTTTATCTAGATTTTTTTACCAAAAAAATAGAAACCTATGTCGGTGACTACTACACTGTGGTCGAAGAAATCCAAAACCGGATCAAGCGCGAACAGATGAAAAACGCCCAGCTGGAAAAGCAAATCCAGGATAACAAAGAAAAGGTAAACTTTTTTGCCAACAAAGGCGGTAAGATGAGAAAGCTGGCGTCTAAACTAAAAGAAGAAACCTTGGAAATGGAAGAAAACAAAGTCGAAGTTCGCCGAGAAGATAAAAGTATCCATGATTTTAGCATCCCAGCTCAAGATATTGTTGGTAATATAGTTACTATCAAATCCGTAAAAATTATCAAAAACCATGAGCCAATAGTTAAGCCGGTTAATAAAGTATTGCGCCAAAAGTCGCGTCTACTCATCACCGGACCAAACGGTATTGGCAAAAGTACGCTACTGCGAGCGCTGGTTAATAACACCGATGAAGGCACCAAAATTATGGATGGCATCAGAGTAGGATATTATAGCCAAGATTTTTCAGCGCTAGACTTTAACGCTACTGTTTTTGATTCGCTGAAAAGTAGTCTGGAGGAGTCCGGTCGTGGCGATATCCAATATATGCGCTCTGTTGCTGCCAATCTGCTGATCACCGGCAACCTAATGGGTCACCAAATCAGCGATCTGTCCGAAGGCCAAAAAGGACTGCTGTCTTTTGCCAAGTTTGTCTTGATGCAGCCGGGTTTACTAGTCCTTGATGAGCCTACCAACCACATCAACTTTCGTCATTTACCGGTGATTGCCAAAGCTATCAACGAATATGACGGCGCGATGATACTGATCAGCCACATGCCGGATTTTGTTAAAGAGATCAAGTTTGATGAGTTTTTGGAGCTAGATAAGATATAA
- a CDS encoding CxxC-x17-CxxC domain-containing protein: MGNFNRDKRSGGGKRGDFGGGRQQMYHAVCSQCGNDCEVPFRPTGDKPVYCNQCFSTQSGKGFNRGSERFNREYKRMFDAVCAKCGSRCQVPFRPTGDKPVYCSNCFDKGDRGGARGGGGKGDQYKDQLAVINSKLDQILKALNPTVKPLAKTEAVAKETVKKTPVKVVVKKVAKKKKK, translated from the coding sequence ATGGGTAATTTTAATAGAGATAAGCGGTCCGGTGGCGGTAAGCGAGGCGACTTTGGCGGTGGTAGACAGCAAATGTATCACGCTGTCTGTAGTCAGTGCGGTAATGATTGCGAAGTGCCTTTCCGCCCTACCGGCGACAAACCAGTTTACTGCAATCAATGTTTTAGCACCCAAAGTGGAAAGGGTTTCAATCGAGGATCAGAGCGCTTTAACCGTGAATACAAAAGAATGTTTGACGCTGTTTGTGCTAAATGTGGCAGTAGATGCCAAGTGCCATTTCGACCAACGGGTGATAAACCGGTTTACTGCAGCAATTGTTTTGATAAAGGCGATCGAGGTGGCGCTCGTGGCGGTGGCGGTAAAGGCGATCAGTATAAAGACCAACTTGCTGTTATAAACAGCAAGCTAGACCAAATCCTAAAAGCTCTAAACCCGACAGTAAAGCCGTTGGCAAAAACCGAAGCTGTGGCTAAAGAAACTGTAAAGAAGACGCCAGTTAAAGTAGTGGTTAAAAAGGTAGCAAAGAAAAAGAAAAAATAA
- a CDS encoding response regulator, with amino-acid sequence MKLTGVMKSDKGRILLVEDEAALVNIYHDYLEKNGYDFLTTKDITEALQLVKTEQPDLVLLDIIIPKPENTIAEQGWEFLAAVKKDPLTKNIPVLMFTNLDTHQDRVKSEQMGAAGFIFKRDCSPREVLDTIAEIIKKDRERKKINNN; translated from the coding sequence ATGAAATTAACCGGCGTAATGAAATCAGATAAAGGTCGTATTCTTTTAGTGGAAGACGAGGCAGCGTTGGTTAATATTTATCATGATTATCTGGAAAAAAACGGTTATGATTTTTTGACCACCAAGGATATTACCGAAGCCCTCCAGTTAGTTAAAACCGAACAACCAGATTTGGTATTACTGGATATTATTATTCCTAAACCGGAAAACACAATCGCCGAGCAAGGGTGGGAATTTTTGGCAGCAGTTAAAAAGGATCCTTTGACTAAAAATATTCCCGTATTAATGTTTACCAATCTGGATACGCATCAAGATCGGGTCAAAAGCGAACAAATGGGTGCGGCTGGTTTTATTTTTAAACGGGATTGTTCGCCTCGTGAAGTTCTGGATACTATTGCCGAAATTATCAAAAAAGACCGCGAAAGAAAAAAAATAAATAATAACTAA
- a CDS encoding HAMP domain-containing sensor histidine kinase has translation MKDSKEKMIVGESGYLNKNCWLVKNLNYAPYRRCQHCDFKFRNCLFLRYQVISLILIVVFLFAFFLIEGRISTLVVGAIFTFVIVYGYFFNNSTEKIIKSSFSERQAKEALEDLTEKLEEKVDEQTKYLKELLEMKSDFLRVVNHQLNTPLSVMKGYFSMMEEGFCTTKKALPPIKSGLERISSTVADFWNAYELEGERMKMNPQKTDIAEVVNLLIPEKQKMQLATERKLEIGVEKPNFKIPLVWCDHKKITHVISNLLDNAIYYTRKGKVTVSYELVGDKYLKVKVRDTGVGISAEDKKKLFKKFSRGNTATDLRPDGSGLGLFIAKKIIEGNFGEIFCLSEGKGNGSIFGFTLPVYKNQKITPDQGEPVNREKKIVIFDKK, from the coding sequence GTGAAAGACTCTAAAGAAAAAATGATAGTAGGGGAGTCTGGTTATCTCAATAAAAATTGTTGGCTGGTAAAAAATCTTAATTATGCTCCCTATCGACGCTGTCAGCACTGCGATTTTAAATTTCGCAACTGTCTTTTTTTACGCTATCAGGTAATCAGTTTGATATTGATAGTTGTTTTTTTGTTCGCCTTTTTTTTAATCGAGGGGAGAATTTCGACGTTAGTGGTCGGCGCCATCTTTACCTTTGTTATTGTTTATGGATATTTTTTCAACAATAGCACGGAAAAAATAATTAAATCGAGTTTTTCTGAACGGCAAGCAAAAGAAGCACTGGAGGATTTAACTGAAAAATTAGAAGAAAAAGTCGATGAACAAACTAAATATTTAAAAGAGTTATTGGAAATGAAAAGTGATTTTTTGCGGGTGGTTAATCATCAATTAAATACGCCACTGTCAGTGATGAAGGGGTATTTTTCCATGATGGAAGAGGGTTTCTGTACGACCAAAAAAGCATTGCCACCAATCAAGTCCGGTCTAGAGAGAATCAGCTCAACCGTTGCCGATTTTTGGAACGCCTATGAACTGGAAGGGGAACGAATGAAAATGAATCCGCAAAAAACCGATATTGCCGAGGTCGTTAATTTATTAATTCCTGAAAAACAAAAAATGCAGTTAGCGACGGAAAGAAAGTTGGAAATCGGGGTGGAAAAACCAAATTTTAAAATTCCCTTAGTCTGGTGTGATCATAAAAAGATTACCCACGTGATATCTAATCTTTTAGATAACGCTATCTATTATACCCGCAAAGGCAAAGTAACGGTTAGTTACGAACTAGTAGGCGATAAATATTTAAAAGTCAAGGTTCGTGACACTGGCGTTGGCATCTCGGCGGAAGACAAAAAGAAACTGTTTAAAAAATTTTCTCGCGGTAATACTGCGACCGATTTGCGTCCAGATGGTAGTGGTTTGGGACTTTTTATTGCTAAAAAAATAATTGAGGGAAATTTTGGAGAAATTTTTTGTCTTAGCGAGGGTAAGGGTAACGGTTCAATATTTGGTTTTACCCTGCCAGTTTATAAAAATCAAAAAATAACTCCAGACCAAGGCGAGCCGGTCAATCGGGAGAAAAAAATTGTTATCTTTGATAAAAAATAA
- a CDS encoding DUF4395 family protein yields the protein MMQCSIYDKSLRFSRATYGVLVLISFLMRNEWLLLAAAVLILLGALSLKLNIAYQLHALGPKKAGLALTQKDSAELGFVAGMTGVLLLIGFGFIYFDKFVDAAWIYILVVDLLIFLACFVGFCVATMMYVLFKKLFNK from the coding sequence ATGATGCAGTGTTCGATCTATGACAAGTCGTTAAGATTTTCTCGCGCCACTTACGGAGTTTTAGTTTTAATCTCTTTCTTGATGCGCAACGAATGGTTGCTTTTGGCAGCCGCTGTCTTGATACTTTTGGGAGCGCTATCTTTGAAACTGAATATTGCTTATCAGCTTCACGCCCTAGGACCTAAAAAGGCCGGCCTAGCATTAACTCAAAAGGACAGTGCCGAGCTCGGTTTTGTCGCCGGCATGACAGGGGTTTTGTTACTGATCGGCTTTGGCTTTATTTATTTTGATAAATTTGTTGATGCCGCTTGGATTTATATCTTGGTGGTAGATTTGCTGATATTTCTGGCCTGCTTTGTCGGTTTTTGCGTAGCTACGATGATGTATGTTTTATTTAAAAAACTTTTTAATAAATAA
- a CDS encoding aminotransferase class V-fold PLP-dependent enzyme gives MINTRKIRKFFPAIKSGRIVSNNAASTQAPIQLLKLLEKLIIKYDNVHRGQSKSSIATTKIFESSYDTIAQFIGAPSRKNIILYRNTTEAINSVMYSLLTDFKDGDNVVTTYMEHNSNYVPWYGLTKEILPKFGINVKCRLAKFDKETGKLDLEHLKSLVDNKTKLICCTAASNFLGTKNPIKKIREIADSSGYVQPNGEKKSYLLVDGAQAVPNTFINVKELDVDFLAWSFHKMLAPFGVGALYAKEELLEKMKPFLYGGDMIAEGDVAPEKVGYNALPWKFTAGTPNILGTILSAQAVRLLVDFSLNPGKYHYFMTDKQLDPADVKKAMDNIESHESFLIGEAIKILEGIPLLNIYGPKNPESRTSLVSFNYPGVTPFEIAENLDKLGVESRAGCHCATLAHHYYELSLPASCRLSFYIYNDIKDVRKACLAVKKYFENNK, from the coding sequence ATGATTAATACCAGAAAAATAAGAAAATTTTTTCCAGCGATAAAATCCGGAAGAATCGTTTCTAATAATGCAGCTAGCACCCAAGCACCTATTCAATTATTAAAGTTATTGGAAAAACTTATTATCAAATATGATAATGTCCATCGAGGACAGTCAAAATCATCCATTGCTACTACTAAAATATTTGAATCATCTTACGATACTATCGCGCAGTTTATTGGTGCGCCGTCTAGGAAAAATATTATTTTGTACAGGAACACGACCGAAGCGATCAACTCGGTAATGTATTCTTTATTAACTGACTTTAAAGACGGGGATAATGTGGTTACTACATACATGGAGCATAATTCAAACTATGTGCCATGGTATGGACTGACCAAAGAGATATTACCAAAATTTGGGATTAACGTAAAGTGCCGATTGGCCAAATTTGATAAAGAAACAGGAAAACTCGATCTGGAGCATCTAAAATCTTTGGTAGACAATAAAACTAAACTGATTTGCTGCACGGCAGCGTCAAATTTTTTGGGGACGAAAAACCCGATCAAAAAAATAAGAGAAATAGCGGACTCTAGCGGTTATGTTCAGCCAAACGGAGAAAAAAAATCCTATCTCTTGGTTGATGGCGCTCAGGCGGTTCCCAATACTTTTATCAATGTTAAAGAGTTGGATGTTGATTTTTTGGCTTGGTCTTTTCATAAAATGCTGGCACCATTTGGTGTTGGCGCACTATATGCCAAAGAAGAACTGCTAGAAAAAATGAAGCCGTTTCTTTACGGTGGAGACATGATTGCCGAAGGAGATGTTGCTCCGGAAAAGGTAGGATACAACGCGCTACCTTGGAAATTTACGGCCGGCACCCCAAATATTTTAGGAACGATACTGTCGGCTCAAGCAGTGAGGCTATTGGTAGATTTTTCCCTAAACCCCGGCAAATATCACTATTTCATGACTGATAAACAGCTGGACCCCGCCGATGTCAAAAAAGCTATGGATAATATCGAGTCTCACGAGAGTTTTTTGATTGGTGAGGCAATAAAGATATTAGAGGGTATTCCTTTGCTAAATATTTATGGTCCAAAAAATCCTGAAAGCAGAACATCATTAGTGTCTTTTAATTATCCGGGGGTAACACCATTTGAGATTGCCGAAAATCTAGACAAATTAGGGGTTGAATCAAGGGCAGGTTGCCATTGTGCGACCCTGGCTCATCACTACTACGAATTAAGTCTTCCAGCGAGTTGTCGACTAAGCTTTTACATCTATAATGACATCAAGGATGTAAGAAAAGCCTGTCTGGCTGTCAAAAAGTATTTTGAAAATAATAAATAA